A portion of the Paucilactobacillus hokkaidonensis JCM 18461 genome contains these proteins:
- a CDS encoding sensor histidine kinase, protein MKRQITTFFIISLIVFELFGVILPMSFWITVLGMLGLSVIATVIFSVIVWQFSRHLKLVTQKVRQITDDQDETHLLVPSHDPLHELVQEVNRLQSQIRHQSHQTMRQENELETLIKNLPVGVLVIDRFGQLQIANTAVQELLHRDIRELPHSYLEEITQPELLAMINQVIQQQQSQQKMINFDRGQIRKNIRVQVLYSEIRPQHFQVIVLMTDVSDLVAMSKMQADFVANASHELKTPITAIAGFSETLLEQNSDPATQQQFLTIIKQESDKLVKLIDDILSLSRLRNGQPSELQLTSINLTKLVGKQLDNLGSLAQLNQVELQNKISTNFIITSDSTRLTSVLYNLIANAIKYNRQGGHVIVTAKNNDDTWELCVSDTGIGIPAEQQERIFERFYRVPNDNMQLGTGLGLAIVAEQVAQLDGKIAVDSKLGFGTTIKIKFKGTSVSNRV, encoded by the coding sequence ATGAAAAGGCAGATTACAACTTTTTTTATAATTAGTCTGATCGTCTTTGAACTATTTGGTGTCATATTACCTATGTCATTTTGGATCACAGTCTTAGGGATGTTGGGACTATCGGTAATTGCCACAGTTATTTTTAGCGTTATCGTGTGGCAATTTTCACGACATCTCAAGTTGGTGACACAAAAGGTTCGCCAAATTACAGACGATCAGGATGAAACTCATTTGTTAGTTCCATCCCATGACCCCTTGCATGAATTGGTTCAAGAAGTTAATAGATTGCAGTCACAAATCAGGCATCAATCACACCAAACGATGCGACAGGAAAATGAATTAGAAACCTTGATTAAAAATTTACCAGTCGGTGTGCTTGTGATTGATCGATTTGGTCAACTTCAAATTGCTAATACTGCGGTACAAGAATTGCTGCATCGTGACATTCGTGAATTACCACATTCATATTTAGAAGAAATTACACAACCAGAATTATTGGCGATGATTAATCAGGTAATTCAGCAACAGCAGAGTCAACAAAAAATGATTAATTTTGATCGTGGTCAGATACGAAAAAATATCCGTGTTCAAGTGTTATATAGTGAAATTAGGCCACAGCATTTTCAAGTAATTGTATTGATGACGGATGTTAGTGATTTAGTTGCGATGTCCAAAATGCAGGCAGACTTTGTTGCTAACGCCAGTCATGAATTGAAGACGCCGATTACGGCGATTGCTGGCTTTAGTGAAACGTTATTAGAACAAAATTCTGATCCAGCAACACAGCAGCAGTTTCTAACTATTATTAAACAGGAATCCGATAAGTTAGTGAAATTAATTGACGATATTTTGTCGTTGTCGCGCTTAAGAAATGGGCAACCAAGTGAATTACAGTTAACATCAATTAATTTAACAAAATTGGTTGGGAAACAGCTCGATAATTTGGGTTCGTTAGCTCAATTGAATCAAGTTGAACTGCAAAATAAGATATCAACTAATTTTATAATTACCAGCGATTCAACTAGGTTGACGTCTGTATTGTATAATTTGATAGCTAATGCGATTAAGTATAATCGGCAGGGTGGGCACGTAATAGTAACCGCAAAAAATAATGATGACACTTGGGAACTGTGTGTTAGCGATACTGGAATTGGCATTCCAGCCGAACAACAGGAAAGAATCTTCGAACGGTTTTACCGTGTACCAAATGATAATATGCAGCTTGGTACGGGCTTAGGCTTGGCAATTGTTGCCGAACAAGTGGCCCAGTTAGATGGAAAAATTGCAGTGGATAGCAAACTTGGATTTGGTACGACTATTAAAATTAAATTTAAAGGTACGAGTGTGAGCAATCGCGTTTAG
- a CDS encoding response regulator transcription factor, which yields MKKVLVVDDEPAISTLLTYNLQQHGFETLAAPDGETALELVQNNLIDCILLDLMLPGMDGLTVLKRLLQIKSSVPVIIITAKSQEVDRIIGLELGADDYISKPFSPREVVARVNAVLRRNSKPQTVGQNVLKIDSLTLDLDRHLVQIHDHEINLTPKEFELLVYFVENRTHVLSRQQLLQHVWQVDYELDSRMVDIQVSHLRDKLREYAPEQKWIKTVRGFGYQFGLESK from the coding sequence ATGAAAAAAGTTTTAGTTGTAGATGATGAACCAGCAATTAGTACATTATTGACATATAACTTACAGCAACACGGTTTTGAAACGCTGGCAGCGCCTGATGGTGAGACTGCACTTGAATTGGTGCAGAATAATTTAATTGACTGTATTTTGTTAGATTTGATGCTGCCGGGGATGGACGGATTAACTGTCCTGAAACGGTTATTGCAAATCAAAAGTAGTGTGCCTGTAATTATCATTACTGCAAAGTCACAGGAAGTTGATCGGATTATCGGCCTTGAATTGGGAGCAGATGACTATATCAGCAAACCGTTTAGTCCCCGTGAGGTGGTTGCCCGGGTCAATGCCGTCTTGCGGCGTAATAGTAAGCCGCAGACTGTGGGGCAAAATGTGCTGAAGATTGATTCACTGACACTTGATTTAGACCGGCATCTTGTACAAATTCATGATCACGAAATAAATTTAACGCCAAAGGAATTTGAATTACTGGTTTATTTTGTAGAAAATAGGACCCATGTGTTGAGTCGACAACAGCTATTACAGCATGTTTGGCAAGTTGACTATGAGTTGGACAGCCGGATGGTGGATATTCAAGTAAGTCATTTGCGCGATAAGCTACGAGAATACGCCCCGGAACAAAAATGGATCAAGACTGTGCGTGGATTTGGTTATCAGTTTGGATTGGAGTCTAAATGA
- the prfB gene encoding peptide chain release factor 2 (programmed frameshift), giving the protein MELSEAKKTIEEMQREVANFGRSLDLDMLNERIAEHEAKMGDPDFWNDGQAAQQLIEETNGLKEKRDNFLHLQDGIENLQVTLSLLQEEADSEMQIEFENDLATMTSLLEKYRLEQLLDEPYDQNNAIIEIHPGAGGTESQDWGEMLLRMYTRWAAQHNFEVETADYEAGEEAGIKSVTLLVNGHNAYGYLRSEKGVHRLVRISPFDAAGRRHTSFASVDVMPELDDNTDVDINTDDLRVDVFRSSGAGGQHINKTSSAVRITHLPTGIVVSSQAQRSQLQNRQTAMNMLKSKLYQLEEEHKAEKRAKIQGEQMEIGWGSQIRSYVFHPYTLVKDHRTNFETHDGNAVMDGNLDPFINAYLQWKLSQKNPM; this is encoded by the exons ATGGAATTAAGCGAAGCTAAGAAAACAATAGAAGAAATGCAACGAGAGGTTGCTAACTTCGGGAGGTCGCTT GACCTTGATATGCTCAATGAACGAATTGCAGAGCACGAGGCTAAAATGGGTGACCCGGATTTTTGGAATGATGGTCAAGCAGCTCAACAACTAATAGAAGAAACAAATGGATTAAAGGAAAAACGGGATAATTTTTTGCACTTACAGGACGGTATTGAAAATCTGCAGGTTACGCTGAGCTTATTACAAGAAGAGGCAGATTCAGAAATGCAGATTGAGTTCGAAAATGATTTAGCGACAATGACTAGTTTGTTAGAAAAATATCGGCTGGAACAATTGCTGGACGAGCCGTACGATCAAAATAATGCGATTATTGAAATTCATCCTGGGGCTGGTGGGACAGAATCTCAGGACTGGGGCGAAATGTTGTTGCGGATGTACACTCGTTGGGCAGCGCAACATAATTTTGAAGTGGAAACTGCTGATTATGAAGCTGGTGAGGAAGCCGGAATTAAAAGTGTTACATTGCTAGTTAATGGGCATAATGCGTATGGTTATCTGAGATCTGAAAAGGGGGTCCATCGACTTGTCCGAATTTCACCATTTGATGCTGCTGGGAGGCGACATACTTCGTTTGCTTCAGTTGATGTCATGCCAGAATTGGATGACAATACAGATGTAGATATAAATACTGATGATTTACGAGTTGATGTGTTTAGGTCTAGTGGTGCTGGGGGACAACACATCAATAAGACATCTTCAGCTGTGCGAATTACGCATTTACCAACTGGGATTGTCGTTTCTTCTCAGGCACAACGATCACAGCTGCAAAATCGGCAAACTGCTATGAATATGCTAAAATCAAAATTGTATCAACTTGAAGAAGAACACAAAGCAGAAAAACGAGCTAAGATTCAAGGGGAACAAATGGAGATTGGCTGGGGGTCACAAATCCGATCATATGTTTTTCACCCTTATACGCTTGTTAAAGATCACAGGACAAACTTTGAAACTCATGATGGGAATGCGGTCATGGATGGTAATTTAGATCCATTTATCAATGCATATTTACAATGGAAGCTGAGCCAAAAGAATCCAATGTAA
- the secA gene encoding preprotein translocase subunit SecA translates to MANVLRKWIESDRNELRRLDKLADKVESHAKEAAASSDEQLQAKTPEFRKRYQEGETLDDLLPEAFAVAREGAKRVLGLYPFHVQIMGGIVLHEGNIAEMRTGEGKTLTATMPIYLNAISGKGAHVITVNEYLSARDATEMGELYNWLGCSVGINGAEKSPEEKRAAYAADITYSTNSEIGFDYLRDNMAVYKEDQVQRTLNFAIIDEVDSILIDEARTPLIISGPGTGTTKLYERTDRFVKTLTEEDDYKIDLESKTVSLTNPGIEKAEKYFNLANLYDTENTALTHHLDQALRANYIMLTDKDYVVQDGEVMIVDSFTGRIMEGRRFSDGLHQAIEAKEHVEIQEENKTMANITYQNLFRMYTKLSGMTGTAKTEQEEFREIYNMETITIPTNRPIARVDEPDLLYPTLKSKFNAVVNRIKDFHENGQPVLVGTVAVETSEYLSNLLDKQNIPHVVLNAKNHEREAEIVKNAGQKGAVTIATNMAGRGTDIKLGPGVVEVGGLAVVGTERHESRRIDNQLRGRAGRQGDPGISQFYLSLEDDLMRRFGGDRIKAFLSRMNVDDEDAVIKSRLLSRQVESAQKRVEGNNYDSRKNVLQYDDVMREQREIIYKERQQVITSTTSLKDVIMPMVERTIKRSIDMHTLGTESEWELQEIVNFAGTVLVNPDSITVNDLKGLSSDEIFDKLMGLAKDVYTDKQKQLYEPSQMLEFEKVVLLRVVDAHWTDHIDAMDQFRQSVGLRGYGQLNPLVEYQTAGFHMFEEMVANIEYETTRLFMKSEIRQNVTR, encoded by the coding sequence ATGGCAAACGTATTAAGAAAATGGATTGAAAGCGATCGAAATGAATTACGGCGCCTCGATAAATTAGCAGATAAAGTTGAGTCTCATGCAAAGGAGGCTGCTGCAAGTTCTGATGAACAATTACAAGCTAAAACACCAGAATTCAGGAAACGTTATCAAGAAGGTGAAACGTTAGACGACCTATTGCCTGAGGCGTTCGCTGTTGCTCGCGAGGGTGCCAAACGGGTTTTGGGTTTATATCCATTCCATGTTCAAATTATGGGTGGGATTGTGCTACATGAAGGTAACATTGCTGAAATGCGTACTGGTGAAGGAAAAACGTTGACGGCCACAATGCCAATTTATTTGAATGCAATTAGTGGCAAAGGTGCCCACGTTATTACGGTTAATGAATACCTGTCTGCTCGTGATGCAACTGAAATGGGAGAACTTTATAATTGGTTGGGCTGTAGCGTTGGAATTAATGGCGCTGAAAAATCCCCTGAAGAAAAGCGTGCCGCATATGCCGCTGATATTACGTATTCAACTAATAGTGAAATTGGATTTGATTATTTACGGGATAACATGGCTGTTTACAAAGAAGATCAAGTCCAACGAACATTAAATTTTGCGATTATTGATGAAGTTGATTCAATTTTAATTGATGAAGCGCGAACACCATTGATTATTTCGGGGCCCGGAACCGGAACTACTAAGTTATACGAGCGAACAGATCGGTTTGTTAAAACACTTACTGAAGAAGACGACTACAAGATTGACCTAGAGTCAAAAACTGTTTCGTTAACCAATCCAGGAATTGAAAAAGCAGAGAAGTATTTTAATCTGGCTAACCTATACGATACAGAAAATACCGCATTGACCCACCACTTGGATCAGGCATTACGTGCTAATTACATCATGTTAACTGATAAAGACTACGTGGTCCAAGATGGCGAAGTTATGATTGTGGATTCATTTACTGGTCGAATTATGGAAGGACGTCGTTTTTCTGACGGACTTCACCAGGCCATTGAAGCCAAAGAACACGTTGAAATTCAAGAAGAAAACAAAACCATGGCTAACATCACGTATCAAAACTTGTTCCGGATGTATACCAAATTATCAGGTATGACTGGTACTGCTAAGACGGAACAAGAAGAATTTCGTGAAATTTATAATATGGAGACGATTACGATCCCAACTAATCGTCCAATTGCGCGAGTGGATGAACCTGATTTATTGTATCCAACTTTGAAGAGTAAGTTTAACGCTGTGGTTAATAGGATCAAAGACTTTCATGAAAATGGTCAGCCAGTTTTAGTTGGTACGGTTGCCGTGGAAACTTCAGAATATTTGTCCAATTTACTGGATAAGCAGAATATTCCACACGTTGTTTTGAATGCCAAAAACCATGAACGTGAGGCTGAAATTGTTAAAAATGCGGGCCAAAAAGGTGCCGTTACGATTGCCACCAATATGGCTGGTCGTGGAACTGATATTAAATTAGGACCCGGTGTTGTGGAAGTTGGGGGCCTGGCCGTTGTTGGTACTGAACGACATGAATCTCGCCGGATTGATAACCAATTGCGAGGACGTGCCGGTCGACAAGGTGATCCAGGTATTTCACAATTTTACCTATCACTGGAAGATGATTTGATGCGCCGTTTTGGTGGTGATCGAATTAAAGCATTTTTGAGTCGAATGAACGTGGATGACGAGGATGCTGTTATCAAGAGTCGCTTGTTGTCTCGTCAAGTTGAATCGGCACAAAAACGAGTTGAAGGTAATAACTACGATTCTCGTAAAAACGTGTTGCAATATGATGATGTGATGCGTGAACAACGTGAAATCATTTATAAAGAGCGTCAACAGGTTATCACTTCAACAACCTCACTTAAAGACGTAATTATGCCAATGGTTGAACGGACAATTAAACGTTCAATTGATATGCATACGCTGGGAACTGAATCTGAGTGGGAATTGCAAGAAATTGTTAATTTTGCTGGAACGGTGTTAGTAAATCCAGATTCAATTACGGTTAATGATTTGAAAGGCTTGTCCAGCGATGAAATATTTGATAAGTTGATGGGATTGGCCAAAGATGTTTATACTGATAAACAAAAACAACTATATGAACCATCACAGATGTTAGAGTTTGAAAAAGTTGTCTTGTTGCGTGTGGTTGATGCACATTGGACTGATCATATTGACGCAATGGATCAATTCAGACAATCGGTTGGATTGCGTGGATATGGACAATTAAATCCATTAGTTGAATATCAAACAGCTGGGTTTCATATGTTTGAAGAAATGGTCGCTAATATTGAATATGAAACGACTAGATTATTCATGAAGTCAGAAATTAGACAAAACGTAACCCGCTAA
- the hpf gene encoding ribosome hibernation-promoting factor, HPF/YfiA family → MLKFNIRGENIEVTDAIRDYVTKRISKLEKYFENNLDATVHVNLKVYSNKSYKVEVTIPLPYLTLRAEETSQDMYGSVDLVTDKLERQIRKYKTKVNRKSREKGYKKLEFVPADAVEPAEENVELDVVRTKQVSLKPMDNEEAILQMDMLGHDFFIFEDAETNGTSIVYRRNDGRYGLIEAS, encoded by the coding sequence ATGCTTAAATTCAATATTCGTGGTGAAAATATCGAGGTAACAGATGCTATTCGGGATTATGTGACTAAACGGATCAGTAAACTGGAGAAGTACTTCGAGAATAATCTCGATGCAACTGTTCATGTTAACTTAAAGGTGTATTCAAATAAGAGTTACAAGGTGGAAGTAACCATTCCACTTCCTTATTTGACCTTACGAGCTGAAGAAACCTCACAAGATATGTACGGTAGTGTTGATTTGGTAACAGATAAACTGGAACGCCAAATTCGCAAGTACAAAACTAAGGTTAACCGGAAATCACGGGAAAAAGGATACAAGAAGTTAGAGTTTGTGCCAGCTGATGCTGTGGAACCAGCAGAAGAAAATGTCGAGTTAGACGTGGTACGAACAAAGCAAGTATCTTTGAAACCAATGGATAACGAAGAGGCAATTCTGCAAATGGATATGCTGGGGCATGACTTCTTTATATTTGAAGATGCTGAAACCAATGGTACCAGCATCGTGTACCGCCGAAATGACGGCCGTTATGGTTTGATTGAGGCTAGTTAA
- a CDS encoding ComF family protein translates to MWQIKNDYLLHNRSLIAYNDATKQFMQQYKFSGDFRLRRVFTSPLVDLIKQMQPDLVIPIPVNEYTWETRGFNQVSGMLGDITVNPLLQTVNQNRHILQSHKKRQERLLTKQPFKLALHAKEEIKHKNIVLVDDVYTTGRTLYHAANLVRQCSPEKLKSITLAR, encoded by the coding sequence ATGTGGCAAATTAAAAACGACTATTTACTACATAACCGAAGTTTAATTGCATATAATGATGCCACCAAGCAATTTATGCAACAGTATAAATTTAGTGGTGATTTTCGGTTACGTCGAGTATTTACAAGCCCTTTAGTAGATTTAATTAAGCAAATGCAACCTGATTTAGTTATTCCAATTCCAGTTAATGAGTATACTTGGGAGACACGTGGATTTAATCAGGTGAGTGGTATGCTAGGCGACATAACAGTTAATCCATTGCTTCAAACTGTAAATCAGAATCGGCATATATTGCAGTCACACAAAAAGCGCCAGGAAAGACTATTGACAAAGCAGCCATTTAAATTAGCACTCCATGCAAAAGAAGAGATTAAACATAAAAATATTGTCTTAGTTGATGATGTGTATACTACGGGGAGGACCCTCTATCATGCTGCGAATTTAGTCAGACAATGTTCACCTGAAAAATTAAAAAGTATAACTTTAGCAAGATAA
- a CDS encoding DEAD/DEAH box helicase, with the protein MDAEFFYGRRLLDQELTDEFELPKHVQISAAMEVTNTYVRCTRCNYNSSLSEVALPKEQYFCPQCITMGRVSTLSKFYYLPEPNLFKANKHPLSWNGQLSELQQKCSLEVCRCLQKHERHLLWAVTGAGKTEMLFEAISQAIQRGERIALASPRVDVCLELYPRLQQAFATIDICLLHGRETKPYQYRQLTICTTHQLLRFYHAFDNLIIDEVDAFPYAENQQLYFATKQAVKPTGGCLYLTATPGPKLLQQVRQKQLGISYLPLRYHGHLLPEIKIKLTPAWRQQLKQKKLPNSLVLAIKLRIEKQQPFLLFAPHVADLGLIKASLNKRFPGQKCVTVHAADEQRLEKVQLMRDHKVLFLVTTSILERGVTFPEIDVLVLGADDAVFSSAALVQISGRAGRSISRPTGDVIFWIGAYATSIRLAIKQIKFVNKKGHRLVQCNA; encoded by the coding sequence ATGGATGCTGAATTTTTCTATGGACGGAGACTACTAGACCAAGAACTAACAGACGAATTTGAACTGCCAAAACACGTGCAAATTTCAGCAGCAATGGAAGTTACGAATACTTATGTTAGGTGCACTCGTTGTAATTATAACAGTTCATTAAGCGAAGTAGCATTACCAAAAGAACAATATTTTTGCCCACAATGTATCACGATGGGCAGGGTATCCACGTTATCTAAATTTTATTATTTACCAGAGCCTAATTTATTTAAAGCAAATAAGCATCCATTAAGTTGGAATGGACAGTTGTCTGAGTTACAGCAAAAGTGTTCGTTGGAGGTCTGTCGTTGCTTACAAAAACATGAACGACATCTGTTATGGGCGGTCACTGGTGCTGGTAAAACAGAGATGTTATTTGAAGCAATCAGTCAGGCAATACAGCGCGGAGAACGAATTGCCCTTGCTTCTCCGCGAGTGGACGTTTGCCTGGAGCTATATCCGCGTTTGCAACAAGCGTTTGCTACAATTGATATTTGCTTATTACACGGTCGAGAAACAAAACCATACCAATATCGGCAGTTAACGATTTGTACGACGCACCAGTTACTGCGTTTCTACCATGCATTTGATAATTTGATTATTGATGAAGTCGATGCTTTCCCATATGCTGAAAATCAGCAATTGTATTTTGCCACTAAGCAGGCAGTTAAGCCAACTGGTGGCTGTTTGTATTTGACAGCTACTCCTGGTCCTAAATTGTTACAACAAGTGCGACAAAAACAGTTAGGAATCAGTTATTTGCCATTGCGATATCATGGGCACTTATTACCTGAGATTAAAATTAAGTTAACTCCAGCGTGGCGACAACAATTAAAACAAAAAAAATTACCTAATTCGTTAGTCCTAGCAATCAAATTACGAATTGAAAAGCAGCAACCTTTTTTATTATTTGCCCCGCACGTTGCTGATTTAGGATTGATTAAAGCAAGCTTGAATAAACGTTTTCCGGGACAAAAGTGTGTGACGGTGCATGCTGCCGATGAACAGCGGCTGGAAAAAGTACAACTGATGCGCGATCATAAAGTATTGTTTTTAGTGACAACTTCTATTTTAGAACGAGGCGTCACATTTCCTGAAATTGATGTTTTAGTATTGGGGGCTGATGACGCAGTTTTTTCAAGTGCGGCATTGGTACAAATTTCAGGTCGAGCAGGTCGTTCAATTTCGCGGCCAACGGGGGATGTTATATTTTGGATTGGCGCATATGCGACCAGTATACGATTAGCGATTAAACAGATAAAATTTGTAAATAAAAAGGGGCATCGGCTGGTACAATGCAATGCTTAA